The Pigmentiphaga aceris DNA segment CGCCGCGTCTCGCACGGGGGCGTCGATGCGTATCTCGTCCACGATGCGGCCTGGGCGCGGGCTCATTACCGCGACACGATCGGACAGATAGGCGGCTTCGAACACATTGTGGGTGACAAAAACCACGCTCAGTCCTTGCGCGCGCACCAGCGCCAGCAGTTCGTCATCCAATCGCTGACGGGTAATGTCGTCCAGTGCACCGAAGGGTTCGTCCATCAACAGCAAGCTGGGTTGCGTAACCAGCGCTCGCGCAATCGACACGCGCATCTTCATGCCGCCCGACAGTTCACGCGGATACGCCTTCGCAAAGTCGGACAGACCGACGCGGGCCAGGGCGTCGTCCACGCTGGCAGCACGGTCGCGGGCGGGTACGTTGTCCAGCACCAGGGGCAGCGCCACGTTGGCGGCTACGGTGGTCCAGGGCATCAGTGTGGCTTCCTGGAACACAAAGGACAGGCGGGCCGAGGGATCACGCAGGATTTCCCCATCGCTGGGCGCATCCAGGCCCGCAAACAGGCGCAGCAAACTGCTCTTGCCGCAGCCCGATGGGCCGAGCAAAGTCAGGATTTCGCCTGCGTGCAGGGTCAGGTCGATGTCCGACAGCGCCACCACGCCGCGATCGAAACGGCGCGCCACATGACGCGCCTGCAACATCGCGGGGCGGGTACCGTCCGTCATCAGGTCAGCGGGAAACCAGACGCGTGAAGCGGATGGGCTGCGGGCCGTCGGCGGGCGTCGAGCCACAGTCGTCGGCCGCGCCCGCTTTTTCCGGCTCGTTCGGGTTCACCGGGTCCACCTGGTCGAAGGCCATGTCGCCTTCCGGGTCGGGCGTGCCGGTGGGGCGCAGGTTCACGAAGTCGAACAGGTCACGATCCATAAGGTGCGAGGGCGCAACCCGCGACATGGCGTTGAAGATGTTCTCCACGCGCCCCGGGAATTTGGCTTCCCACTCGTCGATCAGCTTGCCCACTTCCTGGCGCTTCAGGTTTTCCTGCGAGCCGCACAGGTTGCACGGAATGATCGGGAACTGCTTCCAGTTCGAATACGCGATCAGGTCTTCTTCCTTGGCATAGGCCAGCGGGCGAATCACGGTGTGACGCCCATCGTCCGACACCAGTTTTGCCGGCATGCCCTTCATGGTGCCGCCGTAGAACAGGTTCAGGAAGAAGGTAGCCAGAATGTCGTCGCGATGGTGGCCCAGCGCAATCTTGGTCGCGCCCAGTTCGCCCGCCACGCGATACAGAATGCCGCGACGCAGCCGCGAGCACAGCGAACAGGTGGTTTTACCCGGCTCGATCACACGCGTGACGATGGAATAGGTGTCCTGCGTTTCGATGTGGAACGGCACACCGATGCGGGTCAGGTATTCCGGCAGCACGTGTTCCGGGAAGCCCGGCTGCTTCTGGTCCAGGTTGACGGCAATGATCTCGAAGTTGATCGGCGCGCGCTGGCGCAGCTTCAACAACAGGTCCAGCATGCCGTAGGAGTCCTTGCCCCCCGACAGGCAGACCATCACCTTGTCGCCTTCCTCGATCATGTTGAAGTCGGTCACCGCGCGGCCCATTTCGCGCATCAGGCGGCGATCTAGCTTGTTGCGCTCGCGGGCGATTTTCAGGTCGGCTTGGTTGGCGAAGGTGACGGGCGCGTCGCCCGGTGCCGCGATGGTATCCAGGTCGGTGTCGACGTGGGCGTCCAGATGTTCGACGAAGTTCATGCCGTCACCTCGCGGGTGGCCGTCACTTCAATACCGACTGCCGCGCAGTCCGCAAAGGCCAGCGGCTTGCCGATGCGCAGGCGCAGTGCCATGACGTCGGGGAAGTCGGCCAGCAGGCGGGCCTGCAACTGGTCGCACAGGGTTTCGAGCAAGTCCACATGGGCGCGCGTGCACTCGTCGATGATCGCTTCGCGCAGGCGTCGGTAGTCGAGCACCTCGTGGATGTCGTCGACCTTGCGCGACGTGTGGATCTTGACATCGAATTCGGCATCGATGTGCAGCGGCTGGCGTGCACCGCGCTCGTGGTCAAGAATGCCGATCTGGCTGTCGACTGCCAGACGCGAGAAGAAGATGCGGCGAGTTTGCATGGGGTCAGGAATCAGTAGGCCGGGGCGCGCCGTCGGCAGGGTTCATCATGCTGAAGTCACGGGCAAAACCCATCAGGTGTTGCCCGCCATCGACCAGCAGCGTGGTGCCGGTCATCGCAGGGTTGGTGGCGGCGAACAGCACGGCCTGGGCAATGTCTTCCGGGCGGCTTGCCTGGCCCAGCGGGGCCAGCTTGTGCGCGTTGGCAAAACCTTCCGGCGTCTGCAGGTGGCTGATCAGCGTCAGGCCAGGGGCCACGCCCAGCACCCGCACGGTGGGTGCCAGCGCCTGCGCCAGCATGGTGGTGGCGGCTTCCAGCGCAGCCTTGGTCAGGCTGTAGGACAGGAAGTCGGGATTGTAATTCCACAGTTTCTGGTCGAGCAGATTGACGACCACGCCGCGTGCGGTGGGGCTTTCTGCCTGCAAGCGCGCAGCCAGGTCGCGAGCCAGCACGATCGGGGCAACCAGGTTTGCGCCCAGGTGGCGTTGCAGGTTGGCACCGCAGAAACTGCCTGCGTCGTCGTATTCGAAACGCGAGGCGTTGTTGATCACGGCATCGACCCGGCCCAGGCCGTCGGCCACCCGCGCCAGCAAGCCGTTCACGGCAGCTTCGTCGTCCAGGTCGCAGGCCAGGGTGATGGCATCGACGCCGAATTGGCGCACCTGGGCGGCAGTGTCTTCAGCGTCGTCGGCCGAGGTCGCGTAATGCACGGCCACGTTCCAGCCCTGACGGGCGAAGGCCAGCGCGATGTCGCGGCCGATGCGGCGCGCAGCGCCGGTGACCAGCACGGTCTTGCGCAGGGGAGTGTCGCTCATGGAGGGGGATAAACCGAAAGGCGTGGGCGCAAGTGTACCAATGGGGCTGTGCGCGATGGTTGTAGGAACACGGCGCGAGGGGGGCGGGACGGGTCTGCCAGACGGCTGGACGTGAAGGGGGCTCGCACCCTGTCACGCCAGGGCAACCGGTAAACATGGTGTTTAACCCGCCAGCCCGTCGGCATGGGAAAATCCCCGCATGACGACGCTCCCTGACCTCGATTCCGCCTCCCAGGCGCAAGCCAACCTCGTGTCCGACGCACTGCGCGCCCATATTGCGCAGGCCGGTGGCTGGGTTCCCTTTGACGACTGGATGGGGCAGGCGCTGTACGCCCCGGGGCTGGGGTATTACGCCGCCGGGTCCGCCAAATTGGCGGTCGGTGGCCAGACGGCCAGCGGCGACTTCGTCACCGCCCCTGAACTCACGCCCTTGTTTGCAAAAACCATTGCATTCCAGGTGGCGCAGGTGCTGCAAGCGATTCACAGCGTGGATGTGCTGGAATTCGGCGCGGGCAGCGGCGCGCTGGCCGAGGGTGTGCTGGAAGAACTGGCAACGCTGGGTATTCCGGCGCGCTATCAGATCATCGAAGTATCGGCCGACTTGCGGGCGCGGCAGCAGGCAAGGCTGGCTCGATTCGGCGAGCATGTGCACTGGCTGGACCAACTGCCCCTGCACTTCGAAGGCGTGGTGTTGGCCAACGAAGTGCTGGACGCCATGCCGGTGCAGGCTTTTGCGTGGACCGAAGACGGCACCCTGGCTGAACGCGGCGTGTCGGTTTCCGAGCAGGGTGCGTTTGTGTGGGCCGAGCGGCCCGCAGGCATGGTGCTGGAACACGAGATGTCCCGCCGCATGCCGCCAATGCCCGGTTATCACTCGGAAATCAATCTGCAAGGCGAGGCCTGGGTGCGGGCGATGGGCGGCTGGTTGCTGCGCGGTGCCGCGTTCCTGATCGACTACGGTTTTCCCCGTGCGGAGTTCTATCACCCGCAACGCGCAGCAGGCACCTTGATGTGCCACTTCCGCCATCACAGCCACGCCGATCCGTTCTGGGCACCGGGCGTGCAGGACATTACCGCGCACGTGGATTTCACCGCGATGGCAGATGCCGCGCTGGAAGGCGGGCTGGACGTGCTGGGTTACACCTCGCAGGCGCGTTTCTTGATGAACAGTGGCCTGATGCAGTTGCTGGGGCACCTGGACCCGTCCGATGCCCAAGCCTACGCGCGGGCTATTGCACCGGTGCAGAAGCTCTTGTCAGAGGCCGAGATGGGCGAACTGTTCAAGGTGCTGGCCGTGGGACGAGGTATTGACCAGCCGCTGACCGGTTTTTCTCGTAGCGACCGGCGCGAGACGCTGGGGGATTGATCGGTGTGGAGTGAGGCCCACGCCGGATGGCAGCGGGACATGGGTTCGGTTGCGGGTAAGCGTCCGGGATGTGAATTCGCAGTAGGTGCGGGCGATCAGTACGGACAATATGCGCGGGCAATAAGACAGTACGCCGCGCAAGCCGCCGGGCACTGAAAATTCAGACCCGGCAGCCGCTTGCTTTTACCCTGCAGCAAGCGCTGCGCGTCTTGCAGCGCGCACTGCGTCCTTGATCCCGCGTGGTTCGCCTGCATGGGCTTTGGCAATCGCGCCGGCATCCACCGCCAGCACGGTGTTCAACGCCGTCTGCCATGCATGCTGATCGACTGTCGTGCGCAGCGCAGCAGCTTGCAGCAGCGCACTCAGGCGTTCCGGTTTGCGCAGACCATCGGTGCGCTCGATCACATCCAGGGCGGCATCAGGATCACGTGCTGCATCGCTATCCAGCGAGCGCGCCAGCAGCAATTGCAGCAAGCGCGCCGCGTCGCGTGCCTCGGACGGCACCCGCCAGCGCTCGGCCAGCGACTCGGCTTGCGGCGA contains these protein-coding regions:
- a CDS encoding ABC transporter ATP-binding protein — translated: MTDGTRPAMLQARHVARRFDRGVVALSDIDLTLHAGEILTLLGPSGCGKSSLLRLFAGLDAPSDGEILRDPSARLSFVFQEATLMPWTTVAANVALPLVLDNVPARDRAASVDDALARVGLSDFAKAYPRELSGGMKMRVSIARALVTQPSLLLMDEPFGALDDITRQRLDDELLALVRAQGLSVVFVTHNVFEAAYLSDRVAVMSPRPGRIVDEIRIDAPVRDAAFRQSAQYGALAMQLHTALLNASEATA
- the ttcA gene encoding tRNA 2-thiocytidine(32) synthetase TtcA; the protein is MNFVEHLDAHVDTDLDTIAAPGDAPVTFANQADLKIARERNKLDRRLMREMGRAVTDFNMIEEGDKVMVCLSGGKDSYGMLDLLLKLRQRAPINFEIIAVNLDQKQPGFPEHVLPEYLTRIGVPFHIETQDTYSIVTRVIEPGKTTCSLCSRLRRGILYRVAGELGATKIALGHHRDDILATFFLNLFYGGTMKGMPAKLVSDDGRHTVIRPLAYAKEEDLIAYSNWKQFPIIPCNLCGSQENLKRQEVGKLIDEWEAKFPGRVENIFNAMSRVAPSHLMDRDLFDFVNLRPTGTPDPEGDMAFDQVDPVNPNEPEKAGAADDCGSTPADGPQPIRFTRLVSR
- a CDS encoding dihydroneopterin aldolase, yielding MQTRRIFFSRLAVDSQIGILDHERGARQPLHIDAEFDVKIHTSRKVDDIHEVLDYRRLREAIIDECTRAHVDLLETLCDQLQARLLADFPDVMALRLRIGKPLAFADCAAVGIEVTATREVTA
- a CDS encoding SDR family oxidoreductase; translation: MSDTPLRKTVLVTGAARRIGRDIALAFARQGWNVAVHYATSADDAEDTAAQVRQFGVDAITLACDLDDEAAVNGLLARVADGLGRVDAVINNASRFEYDDAGSFCGANLQRHLGANLVAPIVLARDLAARLQAESPTARGVVVNLLDQKLWNYNPDFLSYSLTKAALEAATTMLAQALAPTVRVLGVAPGLTLISHLQTPEGFANAHKLAPLGQASRPEDIAQAVLFAATNPAMTGTTLLVDGGQHLMGFARDFSMMNPADGAPRPTDS
- a CDS encoding class I SAM-dependent methyltransferase codes for the protein MTTLPDLDSASQAQANLVSDALRAHIAQAGGWVPFDDWMGQALYAPGLGYYAAGSAKLAVGGQTASGDFVTAPELTPLFAKTIAFQVAQVLQAIHSVDVLEFGAGSGALAEGVLEELATLGIPARYQIIEVSADLRARQQARLARFGEHVHWLDQLPLHFEGVVLANEVLDAMPVQAFAWTEDGTLAERGVSVSEQGAFVWAERPAGMVLEHEMSRRMPPMPGYHSEINLQGEAWVRAMGGWLLRGAAFLIDYGFPRAEFYHPQRAAGTLMCHFRHHSHADPFWAPGVQDITAHVDFTAMADAALEGGLDVLGYTSQARFLMNSGLMQLLGHLDPSDAQAYARAIAPVQKLLSEAEMGELFKVLAVGRGIDQPLTGFSRSDRRETLGD